From the Paenibacillus sp. MMS20-IR301 genome, the window ATCAAACATGAAGTTATTGTTCATCCCGAAAAGTATAGATAAAATCAGAATATAATAAGGAGCGTGATCGTTACCCATGAAAGATACATTAGCGCGAAACATCAATATTTACCGCAAAGAGAAAGGGTTCACACAAGAAGAACTCGCACAAATACTAGGACTTTCTTATCAAGCGGTATCTAAGTGGGAGAATGCCCAGTCATTGCCCGACATCTCGCTATTGCCTCAATTATCAAGAGCATTAGAGGTAAGCATCGATAAGCTGCTTGGTTATGCATCGCAGGACCGGCCGATCACTATCTATGAAGAGGTTTATAAAACTCATGAGTATTACTGGGGTACTCAACCTAATAAAGTATGTTATCAGGTGCTTCAGCTTATGCCTCCCACAAAACCTTTAAGATTACTAGACATTGGCTGCGGCGAAGGAAAGGACGCTGTGTTTTTCGCACGCAACGGGTATGAGGTTAGTGCATTAGATGTTTCGGATGCAGGAATTGACAAAACGAAAAGGCTTGCTGATCAAGCTGGTGTTTCTGTTAATGTGTTCAAAGCAGATATTTTGGATTACCGGTTGAGCACTCACTATGATATTATCTTCTCAAGCGGGGTCCTGAACTACATTAAATCAGAATTCCGCCAAGAAATATTCAATAATTATAAGCAGTTTACAAATGATAACGGCCTGCATGTCTTTAACGTATTTGTACATAAACCATTTATCGCGCCTCCCCCTGAAAAGGAACCAAATGCTCATAAGTGGCTCTCTGGTGAGCTGCTCACGAAATATCATGATTGGCTGATTAAAGATAGCTCGGAGGATATCTTCGACTGTAATTCATCAGGCATTCCCCATAAGCATGCTATGACTAAGTTGATCGCGCAGAAGATACGCTCAGTAGACTAATCTTTTTGCCAGGCAGAATCCGTGCTATCCCATTAACGTACAACAATCGCCCTGTAAGATTATACTTACAGGGCGATTGGCTGTTATCCAGGTACAACGATATGATTTTGATAAGTCCAACTCGATACTAGAACCAGTCCGCATAACCAAGCTGTCTCAAGTAGTCCGCAGATTCCTGCAAACAATCAAACGGATCACGGCCATACGTATTGTCCTGCTCAATCAGGAAATATTTTACGCCGCTCGCAGTTCCTGCTTCCATAATGCCTTTAATATCCAGACTGCCCTGGCCCAGCTCAGCAAATTCAATAATATCCGTAAATTTATACATGAACTTGCTCATGTCTTTGAAGTCTGCTTCCGTTGTCTCCATACGGCCGATCCGGTAATCCTTCAGATGCAGCAGCGAAATTCTGCCCGCAAAGCGTTCAATGACCTCAATAGGGTTCGCGCCTCCGCGGTGTACCCAGTGCACATCCAGCTCAAAACCGAGCTTCGCCGTATTTTCCCGCATAATATCAAGCAGGAACTTCTCATCGTATTTCTCAAATTCAATATGATGATTATGGTAATAGAGCTCGATACCGTGCTCAGCCAGCCGTTCAGCCATAGCTTCCGCATCCTGGATATAGGCCATAGCCTTATCTTTATCGCCCATCAGTTGAATCGGCATCATCCCAATGCGTACAATACGGCAATCCAGCTGCTTGCAGTCTTTTATGATTTTATCAAAATCCTGCGCCAATGACTCGCCGGGCATACCGGGCATAGTATCGAGCGGGGCACTTACAGAGGCGATGGTTATGCCGAATGCCGTACTTGCTCTGTGCAGCTCGGCAACATTATCCTGGCTCATTTCAATCTGAGTGACCTCAACGCAGCTAAAGCCGAGGTCTTTCAGGCTTCTGAATGTCTCGTAGATCCCGATTTCCGCTATCTTATTCTTCAAATTGAACATTTGCACGCCGATTTTCCCTTGTGTCATCTCTGTTCCTCCTATAAATAGATCTCCGTTTTAAGTTCAGAAGAAGTACGGATAGCGTCAATCATAAGCATCGGTACGGCAGCGTCTTGGACATGGACATAATCCTGGGAATCCGCCTGAATACACTGATAGAACTTGCGAACAAGCTTGATGTGCCCCGCGCCGTAATAGAATTTGGACCCGGGCAGCCTGCTGTCCTCCACCCAATGCTCCGCCGGTCCGTCTTCATTTATTTTCCATAAAATATTATCCTTGATCCTGAATCTGGCCTGCTCCAGGATCACTTCAATCTCAACGCTTGAATTCTCGGCATAGGCATTAGTAGCCCAAAAGATCCCTGTAACTCCGCCCTTGAACCGGATATGGGCTGATACCGTATCCTCTACTTCAGTGCCGTAATCAAGGAGCTGATCAACAGAACCGCGGATAGATGCGATCTCGCCGCCCAGCAGCTGCAGCTGATCGAGGACATGAATGGCCTGGTTAATCATCACTCCGCCGCCTGCCTGCTCCATAAGGCCGCGCCAGGGCTTGACGGTATAGTAATCCTTGGGCCGGGCCCAGGCAACAATCCCTTTGACTCCCTTAACAGCTCCGTATTGTCCTCCTGCGACAATTTGCTGCAGCCGTTCAAAAGTCTCATTGAACCGGTTCTGCAGGCAGATCCCGATCTTTACCTGTCTGTTCTCCGCTTCCAGCGCAATGAAAGACCGGGCTTCTGCTGCATTTAAGGCCAGCGGCTTCTCTTGGAATACGTGAATTCCTGAGGCGGCGCAAGCTTTCGTTACCGGATAATGCAGATAATGAGGCAGACAGATATGTACACAGTCCAGCGTTTCCGTCTCCAGCATCTTCATATAATCTGTATAGAATGGAACGCCGGGGACTATAGTTGCCTTCGCCTGATCAATATCGCATACGGCAGCAAGCACAATATCCGGATTCGCCTCTATAGCTGCAATGTGAATAGGGGCTACATCACCAAGCCCAATTACTGCTGCTCTTAACATCCTGTCACCTCTGTATGCGGCCTGCCCCTATTATGCCTGGACAGGCTGCTGCTTCTCTTCTTCAATCCGCTGGTTCAGCTCAGACAGGAACAATTCTTCATCCAGCGGAAGCTCCACCTCGCGGCCCAGCCAGCTGGACAGATGAATGGCATTGGCCAGAGTCACACCATGAATACCGTCGCTTCCCGGAGCCAGCAGCGGAGTGCCGTCAATTATATTAGCGGCGAAATTGTCCATGACCGCGATGTGCTGGCCTCCCCATACACTCTCGAACTCAATCACTTCTTCCGTATATACATCCGATTGATCTCCGCCCATGAAGATTTTCAGCACATCAGCCCAGCCCATATTCTTGCTCATCTCCGCTTCAGGCGTAAGCAATCTCTTAATGGTCACCTTCTTGCTGTCTTCGACCACAATTTTGCCTTTGTCGCCAAGAATTTCGAAGCGGTCTGTGCCCATTACGTCATGTGTGCAGGTAATGAATACACCGGTTGCCCCGTTGCCGTAGTCGAACATAGCGGTTACTTCATCTTCAACAGCTATATCCCGCTGGAAGCCGTATTTGACATTGGAATATACCTTCTTGGGCATTCCGCAGATCCATTGCAGCAGATCAATCTGATGCGGAGCCTGGTTCACGAGAACTCCTCCGCCTTCGCCGCCCCAGGTAGCTCTCCATGCGCTTTGGTCATAATATCCCTGAGGTCTCCACCAGCTTGTGATAATCCAGTTGGTCCGGCGGATATTCCCGATTTCCCCGCTATCGACCCATTTCTTCAACTGTTGATATAGCGGATTGGTCCGTTGATTGAACATGATACCAAAGGTCAGCTCTGGTTTGGCAGCCGCGAATTCATTAAGCTCCTTAACCTGCTTCGTATATACGCCGGCAGGTTTCTCTACCAGGGCATGAATATTTCTTCTCAGCGCTTCAATGCCCATCTCGGGATGAAGATAATGCGGCACACAAGTTACAATCGCATCCACATCGCCGCTTTCCAGCATTTCGATGTAATTGTCATAGAAGGGAACATCCGGATACTTCTCAGCCGCCCACTGTTTTTTGGCAGGATCAATATCGCAGATTGCCCCAAGCTCCATCTGTTTTACTTTGCCTGCGGCCAGAAATTCCGCGTAAGATCCGCCCTGCGCACCAACACCGATAATGCCCATTTTTACTGTTTTCATAATACGGTTGCCCCGCTTTCGATTTGTTTGAGTATTGCTGTTAAAGCCTCATATTGCAGCTTATAACCACCGGCTCCATCCAGTCCCTTGTTATCCTTGATCACGTTCTCCGCTGCTTCCAGCTCCAGATCCTTAAGCGAATCAAACAATACCAGGTGCGGCTCCAGTGTCAAGAAGCCGGTATAACCGCTGTGAATCGCCTGAGCCAGAATGGACGGAATCTGACCTTCACCTGTACCGCACAGCACATTCTCATGATCTGTACTTAACGCATCCTTAATATGGATATAGGCGATGTCCTCTTTGAGCAGATTGTAGCAGGCCTGCGTATCTTCCCCGCATTGCACAAAATTGGCGAAGTCGAAGATAGCTTTAAAGTGCGGCGAATTTACCTCTGCCAGTATCTCTTTGCAGCGCCTGGAAATGTCTCCGTAAATGTCCTTTTCATTCTCATGCAGCAAAACTACACCATATTGCTCCGCGATAGCGGCCAGAATCTTAATCTTTGCTATCACTTCATCCCGGTAGCCGTCCGGATTCTGGCCTTTTGGTATATAGAAGCTGAAAATACGAATGTACTTACAATTCAGCAGACGGCTGATCCCGCACATTCTGATAAGCATTTCCTGTTGTTTGCGGAAACCTTCTTCGTCCTGAACAAAGATTTTGCCTATCGGCGAGCCGATCGAGGATACACCGATTCCTGCTGCTCTGAGTCTGGGCAATACACTCTCTTGAATCTCTTCTGCTGTAAAGTCGCCTACATTTCTGCCGTCGATGCCGCGGAGTGATATGTAGTTCATTCCCAAATTGGCAACCACTTCAAGCTGAGTATTGAAATCAGCCGAAATTTCATCAGAGAAGCCGGAGATTTCGATTGTTTGCTTCAAAACATAGCACACCTCACGTTTCTTCATTAATGGATTATTGGTTAATCCTGCTCTCTAATCCCATCTTAATTGAAACCGCTTTTTTACACTCGTAATATTTTGCAAATTATCGTAAAATCAACAATAATAAAGCTGCGCACATGATTGAAAATCATTCATCTGGAGGACGCGTAATGTTTACAAGGGAAGATGAGCTGAAGAAGCTGTTTGGATTTGCTTGTGAGTTTTCACGTATGAATACCGTTTTCACCGGTGCCGATACCGGAATTGAATGGCAGTCCATCCGCAGTCAGACACCGGGTCCTTTACAGCCGTATATCGGGAAATTGCTGGAGAGCCTGCCCCTTGCCCCGCCTAGTTCTGATACTAAAATCCTGTTTCACTCCACCCCCTTCCGTATGCATTTTATTTGTGCCTACTTGCTCCACGCAGGCCGTTATCTCGGACGCATTAGTGTTGGCCCGTTCCTGCTTGAGGTGCTTTCCGCTGATGCGATGAATGAACTCATCTTTAATCATCAGATGCCGATCGGGCTTGCGCCGATGCTGGAGCAGCATTATCATTCCCTGCCTTTGCTCAGTAAGGAGAAGGCGCATCAGCTTGCCGATTTTCTCGCCTATCTCGCTTCACACTTTGATGACAGGAATAAATATGATTTCGAGGGGGCTGTCACCTATAACATCCAGAATCAGTACGTAATTCTCCCGGATACGCTTAAACAAAAGGCTACGGAAGAAGCCATAGCGCTGATCGAACAGAATTATGTCACGGAGAACAAGCTTCTGGCAGCTGTCGAAACGGGCAGCATCGAGAAAATTCAGCTGATTGGAAGCGAGATTAATCTCATCACCAGTAAAATCCCTGACCGCATTCCCAATAATCCGCTGCGTTCCCGCAAGAACCTGGCATTTGTCCTGAATACGCTGCTGCGGAAATCGGCAGAAAAAGGGGGAGTCCATCCGTTATATATTGACAGCATTTCCGAGAAATTCGCTATACAAATTGAAAAGACTCTGTCCATTCAGCAGCTGCTCGACCTTCAGCAAAACATGTACGCGGAATATTGTGCTGCGGTAAGAAAGCTCAGCTTAATTAACTGGAGCCCGCTCATCAAACGGACCATTGAGTATATCCGGCTGTATATTGACCAGGAGCTGAAGCTCGAAACCATCGCCCGGGCCGTTCATACAAGTCCTTATGAGCTTTCCAGACAGTTTAAGCGGGAAACCGGAGAACCGATCACGGCATACATCAACAAGCTGAGAATAGAAGAAGCTGTTCCGCTCCTGCAAAATGAATATATGTCGATTACCGATATTGCCCAGATGGTCGGCTTTAGCGATGTCAATTATTTCACGAAAATATTCAAACAGTTAAAAGGCTGTACACCCAGCAAATTCCGCAAACCGGAATAAAATAAGGCTTGCCGTCTGAGTTCTCAGATTCGCAAGCCTTTTTGTTGTTCACACCTGAATTATTGGATTGAATTTCTTTTTTCTGCCAGATCGGCAGCCAATTGCAGCGTACGTTTCTTATTGAGCGGATAAAGGAACATTACAATCAGGAAGATCACGAACATGATCACCGCCGGCACTAAAGTCGCCAAGGTATGAATTCCGCTCAGCGTGCCGGAAGTTTGGACATCCAGCTTGGAATTGTACCCGACATAAGCAAGAGCAAAGCCGCCAAGACCGCCGGCAATCGCCTGCCCTACCTTCCGCGAGAAGGAATAGATGGAGTAGATGGTTCCATCCTCGCGCAGCCCGGTCAAATATTCATGATAGTCAATTACATCCGTTACAAATGCCCAAATAATAAGGTTAAAGAATCCGTATCCAAACATGGCTATGGCCAGAATTCCTATAAAAGCGTTTACATGAAGATCAGACAGTATATATAGCAAGCCGTACATTACTGCAGCCAGCAGTATGCCCATGGACGCGGTCTCTTTCTTGCCGAATCTGGCTACAAGCGGCTTAATCAGCGGTGTCGCCAAGAAAACGGCAGCCGGCTGAATGAAACCTACCAGGCTTAACGCTGTGGTGCTCTTAAAGTAATTTTTGAACAAGTATACATTGATCGTACCTACCAGCATGAAGCACATCAGGAAGGTCAGCGAGGCCACCAGAATCCACATGAGAGGCTTATTCCTGGCCAATCCCTTTAGGGTTGCGCTTAATTTAACCTTTTCCCGCTGCGTTTCTGTCTGAACGACCCGTTCTGTCGATAACTTATAGCAGGCTATGTAACAGGCAATGGATAAAATACCGAAGACGACAGCTGCAAGAATGAAGCGGTTCGCTACTGCTTTGTTATCCACAAAGATAATGAGCGGTCCCACAACATTAATAAGCAGACCAGCCAGTGATCCACCCAGTGTTCTGAACGTCGACAAGGTTGTGCGCTCAACAGGGTCATTCGTAATTACCGAGGCCATGGATCCATATGGAATATTAACCGTGCTATACAGCGTTCCCCATAGAATATAAGTTACATATGCGTAAGCCTCATAGAAACCATTAGTCATGCCCGGCAGATGAATAAACATCAATATCCCTGAAATTACGAGCGGGAAAGACATTCTGAGAATCCAGGGTTTGAATTTCCCGTGCGCTCCAGCCTTTCTCGAATCAATGAACCGTCCCCAGGTGACATCCGCCACCGCATCCCATAATCTGGCAACCAGGAACAAACTGCCGACGAACGCTGCACTCAGTCCATAGACGTCAGTATAAAATACCATTAAGAAAGAGCTTACAAGAATAAAGAAAAAGTCATTTCCGAAATCCCCGAACATATACCCCAGTTTGTCCCGCAGACCAAACTTTCTTACTGGTTTAAGCGGGCTTGCTGCTGTTTGATTTACAGTTTCCAGACCGGCATGTTGACCCATTCATAATCCCCCCGAGATTTTAATTAGAGTTGTAATTCACTTAATTGTTTAGATTATCCGTTGTTTGACGAATTTTATAACTTGGAGTACAAACGGACTCATCTCAGATTCAAGGCATACTTCACCTCTCTTTTCATCCTTTTTTTGCATCTGGCAGTAGCAACGTTTTCTATACCGAGCTTAATTGAAAACGCTTTTCTTTACTCGTAATATTTTGCAGATTATCGTAAAATACACATTAATAAGTTGTGACCGATCACTAAACAAGACCCGGATCCTATTAAATTAGGATTCGGGCCTTTAGAAATTTTATAAATATTTAAGAATTACCATACATTCTTCTTAAAGAGTTTCCTCTAAGCTAAGTATGAAAACACGGCTAAGGGGGCTTCACACTATGAAAAAATGGCTGTTTGCCATAGCTTTATTCGCAACATTGGGTTATATCCTGATTACCTGTCTTTACCTTCCCCTGACCCATAACGGGCAGGCGGGGCAGGATACGGTGGTGCAAGCGCAGGGCAACCGGCAGTGAATAACATGTCACGGAGTCAGTCATTGCCGCTACTTTCTTCATAGACTGCCTTCAATAACCTCAATATCCCCCGATCCCAGCTCAATCTTCACAGTTCCAGGAGCATCATATTCCTGCCCGGGTCCGGTCACCGTCCCGTTATTGGTCAGCAGCTGATACTTCCGCTCGAAGGCTTCGGGCACGTACAGCCGCACATCTCCGCGGTTCGATTGAATTACGAGCCGGCTCAGTGTACTCATATCGGCCAGATATATATTCATTGTTAATTGGGCGTCGTTAAATTTAGCGACACTGAAGCCGAGATCAGAGACGAAGGAGACGGTCAGCCCCGCGGCATCCGGCATGATCTGCTCCATTGTCCGGGCAAAGGATTACGGCAGGCTCCCTTTTACTTCTACCCTGTTCTCCGGACTGCCGCCCGCCATAATATGAATATCTATTGCCTGACTGAGGCCTTTGACCACAATTGCCGAAGCTTCCTGTCCAGTCAGACTCCAGCTTCGCTCCACCTGGACCGTCTTCTCATTAGTGTAGCCCATGATTACAACACCTACAGCCGCCAGCATAAGCAGTATGACTATTACCTTGGCCCGTTTACGCATCATTATGCCTCCTTATTTCAGTTCTTCGCCCGCGAAGCTGATCCAGCTCCAGGCCACAGTCACAAGCCAGATTACTACTCCGCCTATAGCCATCTGAATCCAGTCCGGACGGCTTAATTCAGCAATGCCCAGCACCCTGGACAAGTTCCGGAATAACCAATACGGTGACAACCTTCCCGCATCCAGATTCAATTGATGCATAAGAAGACTCAGCAGATTCTCACCCAGAAGGACGAGCAGTAAATATAACGCTGTCGGCAGGGCTGCTGCACGCATCAGTGTATAAATCATGAATCCGAGCGACAGCACGATCTCATACAGGATCGTTTGCAGAATCAGAGG encodes:
- a CDS encoding helix-turn-helix domain-containing protein — encoded protein: MKDTLARNINIYRKEKGFTQEELAQILGLSYQAVSKWENAQSLPDISLLPQLSRALEVSIDKLLGYASQDRPITIYEEVYKTHEYYWGTQPNKVCYQVLQLMPPTKPLRLLDIGCGEGKDAVFFARNGYEVSALDVSDAGIDKTKRLADQAGVSVNVFKADILDYRLSTHYDIIFSSGVLNYIKSEFRQEIFNNYKQFTNDNGLHVFNVFVHKPFIAPPPEKEPNAHKWLSGELLTKYHDWLIKDSSEDIFDCNSSGIPHKHAMTKLIAQKIRSVD
- a CDS encoding sugar phosphate isomerase/epimerase, encoding MTQGKIGVQMFNLKNKIAEIGIYETFRSLKDLGFSCVEVTQIEMSQDNVAELHRASTAFGITIASVSAPLDTMPGMPGESLAQDFDKIIKDCKQLDCRIVRIGMMPIQLMGDKDKAMAYIQDAEAMAERLAEHGIELYYHNHHIEFEKYDEKFLLDIMRENTAKLGFELDVHWVHRGGANPIEVIERFAGRISLLHLKDYRIGRMETTEADFKDMSKFMYKFTDIIEFAELGQGSLDIKGIMEAGTASGVKYFLIEQDNTYGRDPFDCLQESADYLRQLGYADWF
- a CDS encoding Gfo/Idh/MocA family oxidoreductase gives rise to the protein MLRAAVIGLGDVAPIHIAAIEANPDIVLAAVCDIDQAKATIVPGVPFYTDYMKMLETETLDCVHICLPHYLHYPVTKACAASGIHVFQEKPLALNAAEARSFIALEAENRQVKIGICLQNRFNETFERLQQIVAGGQYGAVKGVKGIVAWARPKDYYTVKPWRGLMEQAGGGVMINQAIHVLDQLQLLGGEIASIRGSVDQLLDYGTEVEDTVSAHIRFKGGVTGIFWATNAYAENSSVEIEVILEQARFRIKDNILWKINEDGPAEHWVEDSRLPGSKFYYGAGHIKLVRKFYQCIQADSQDYVHVQDAAVPMLMIDAIRTSSELKTEIYL
- a CDS encoding Gfo/Idh/MocA family oxidoreductase; its protein translation is MKTVKMGIIGVGAQGGSYAEFLAAGKVKQMELGAICDIDPAKKQWAAEKYPDVPFYDNYIEMLESGDVDAIVTCVPHYLHPEMGIEALRRNIHALVEKPAGVYTKQVKELNEFAAAKPELTFGIMFNQRTNPLYQQLKKWVDSGEIGNIRRTNWIITSWWRPQGYYDQSAWRATWGGEGGGVLVNQAPHQIDLLQWICGMPKKVYSNVKYGFQRDIAVEDEVTAMFDYGNGATGVFITCTHDVMGTDRFEILGDKGKIVVEDSKKVTIKRLLTPEAEMSKNMGWADVLKIFMGGDQSDVYTEEVIEFESVWGGQHIAVMDNFAANIIDGTPLLAPGSDGIHGVTLANAIHLSSWLGREVELPLDEELFLSELNQRIEEEKQQPVQA
- a CDS encoding sugar phosphate isomerase/epimerase family protein, which encodes MKQTIEISGFSDEISADFNTQLEVVANLGMNYISLRGIDGRNVGDFTAEEIQESVLPRLRAAGIGVSSIGSPIGKIFVQDEEGFRKQQEMLIRMCGISRLLNCKYIRIFSFYIPKGQNPDGYRDEVIAKIKILAAIAEQYGVVLLHENEKDIYGDISRRCKEILAEVNSPHFKAIFDFANFVQCGEDTQACYNLLKEDIAYIHIKDALSTDHENVLCGTGEGQIPSILAQAIHSGYTGFLTLEPHLVLFDSLKDLELEAAENVIKDNKGLDGAGGYKLQYEALTAILKQIESGATVL
- a CDS encoding helix-turn-helix domain-containing protein gives rise to the protein MNTVFTGADTGIEWQSIRSQTPGPLQPYIGKLLESLPLAPPSSDTKILFHSTPFRMHFICAYLLHAGRYLGRISVGPFLLEVLSADAMNELIFNHQMPIGLAPMLEQHYHSLPLLSKEKAHQLADFLAYLASHFDDRNKYDFEGAVTYNIQNQYVILPDTLKQKATEEAIALIEQNYVTENKLLAAVETGSIEKIQLIGSEINLITSKIPDRIPNNPLRSRKNLAFVLNTLLRKSAEKGGVHPLYIDSISEKFAIQIEKTLSIQQLLDLQQNMYAEYCAAVRKLSLINWSPLIKRTIEYIRLYIDQELKLETIARAVHTSPYELSRQFKRETGEPITAYINKLRIEEAVPLLQNEYMSITDIAQMVGFSDVNYFTKIFKQLKGCTPSKFRKPE
- a CDS encoding glycoside-pentoside-hexuronide (GPH):cation symporter, with protein sequence MGQHAGLETVNQTAASPLKPVRKFGLRDKLGYMFGDFGNDFFFILVSSFLMVFYTDVYGLSAAFVGSLFLVARLWDAVADVTWGRFIDSRKAGAHGKFKPWILRMSFPLVISGILMFIHLPGMTNGFYEAYAYVTYILWGTLYSTVNIPYGSMASVITNDPVERTTLSTFRTLGGSLAGLLINVVGPLIIFVDNKAVANRFILAAVVFGILSIACYIACYKLSTERVVQTETQREKVKLSATLKGLARNKPLMWILVASLTFLMCFMLVGTINVYLFKNYFKSTTALSLVGFIQPAAVFLATPLIKPLVARFGKKETASMGILLAAVMYGLLYILSDLHVNAFIGILAIAMFGYGFFNLIIWAFVTDVIDYHEYLTGLREDGTIYSIYSFSRKVGQAIAGGLGGFALAYVGYNSKLDVQTSGTLSGIHTLATLVPAVIMFVIFLIVMFLYPLNKKRTLQLAADLAEKRNSIQ